The genomic region GTTCTCCGGCACCGGCCGGACGCCGGCCGGGTCCCCGCCTCCTGCACGGCCTCCGCCCGGGACCTCGCCTCCGGCACCGGGCCCCCGGCACCGGGCCCGAGCCTCACCTCCGGCACCGGCTCGCGGGCGCGACCTCCGGCACCGGGTTAGATCCCTCCCCGACACCGGCGGCGCAGCGAGAATCGGCGCACGGGTCTCTGGAGTCGGAGCGCTCTCCTCGCCTCACCAGGAGGACGCCCCCACGCCGGCGACCGGCGGCGAAGGACGACTCGCGCCGCTGGTGTCGCGTCTTCCTGGCACTTTTCGCCGCCGCCTCCGGCACCCGCCGCTATCATGCCGCCGCCCTTGGCTTTCCAGGAACGAACGACCCCATCCGACAGCCCCGCCGTCCGGGAGGTCCTGCGCGCGCTCGCCGAAGGGCGCCCGGCCGAGGTCACCGGCCTGTCCGGCGCCGCCCGCGGCCTGCTGGCGCGCGCCCTCCTCGCCACGCCCAAGGGCCAGCCCGCGCCCGTCCTCCTCGCCGTCGCGCAGGACGAGGAGGAGGCCGATCTCCTCGCCCGCGACCTCGCCTTCTTCCTCGCAACTGGCCACAACCACTCGGTAAGTGGCGGGACCGCCCCCGGTGCCGGAGATCGGGCCGCGGGCACCTCCGGCACCGCCCTCGCCGGAGACTCGGCCGTCCTCCGGGTCCCCGCCGACCCGGTGCTCCCCTACGACGACCTCTCGCCCGACCGCGGCCTCGAGATGGAGCGGCTCGCCGCCCTCTGCCGCCTTCACCTGCGCGAGAAGGTCCGGGCGGTGGTGGTCTCGGCCCGCGCCCTCGCCCGGCGCATGGTGCCGAAGGCGGTCTTCGACGAGCTGACCGACATCCTCGGCAAGGGGGTGCAGATCGAGCGGGAGGCGCTGGCGTCGCGCCTGGTGGCGCTCGGCTACACGCGCGTCCCGCTGGTGGAGGACCCGGGCGCGTTCGCGGTCCGCGGCGGGATCGTGGACCTCTGGAGCCCGCTCGACTCGCGCCCGGTCCGGCTCGAGTTCTTCGGCGACGAGATCGAGAGCTGCCGCGCCTTCGATCCCGACGGCCAGCGGACCACCGAAGAGGTGCCGGAGGTGGTGCTCTGCCCGGCGCGCGAGGCGCTCTTCACCGAGGGGGGCAAGGCGGCCGCCAAGGAGGCGGTCCGGGAGCTCGCCGAGCGGGTGGACCGCCCGACCACCCGCGTCCGCGAGATCCTCGACGCGGTGGACGCCGGCACCCCGTTCTTCGGTATGGAGGCGCTCCTCCCCGGCTTCCACCGGGGCGGCCTCGGCACCCTCTTCGACTACCTGCCCGAGCGGCTCGTGGCGTACGTGGACGACGCCGCCAACGTCGAGGCCGCGCTCCAGGACCTCGACGAGGAGCTCGAGCGCGAGCACCGGGGGGCGGTGAAGCGCGACGAGCTGGCGCTGCCGCCCGCGGCCCACTTCCTCGGCAAATCCGAGGCCCTGGCGAAGATCGCGGGGTTGCCGCGCGTCCTCCGGCACCGGGTCTGGCTCGGTACGGCGCCGCCCATCGCCTTCCAGCTCGAGGAGACCGCGGGGCTCCGGGCCGAGATCGAGGGCGCCCACGGCGAGGAGGGGGCGCTCGCGCCGCTCCTGCGCCGGCTCGACGACTGGCGCCGGCGCGGCATCTCGACGGTGGTCGCCTGCGCCAGCCCCGGCTCGGCCGACCGGCTCCGCCGGCTCCTCGAGGACCGCCGCCAGGCCGTCCGCACCCATCCGGGACCGTTCTCCGGCACCGAGCCCTCCGCCCCCTGGTACGACCCGGCCATCCACGCCCACCTCGTGCCGGGCGACGTCACCGCCGGCTTCGTGGACGCCGGCTCCCGGCTGGCGCTCCTCTCCGACGAGGAGATCTTCGGGAAGAAGGCGCGCCGGAAGGTCCGCGCCGCCAAGGCGGACAACGCCTTCGCGGCGAGCTTCCGCGAGCTCAACGAGGGCGACCTCGTCGTCCACGTCGAGCACGGAATCGCGAAGTACCTCGGGCTCACCAAGATGCAGATCCGCGGGGTCGAGGCCGACTTCCTCGTGCTCGCGTACGAGGGGGCCGACCGGCTCTACCTCCCGGTCTCCAAGCTGCGCCAGGTGCAGAAGTTCACCGGCGCCGCGGCCGAGGCGGTGCGGCTCGACAAGCTCGGCGGGCAGTCCTTCGCCCTGCGCAAGGCGCGGGTGAAGGAGCAGCTCCTCAAGATGGCGGCGGAGCTGCTCGACGTGTACGCCGCCCGGGCCGCCCACCCCGGCTTCGAGTTCAAGGAGCCGGAGGAGCTCTTCCGCGAGTTCGAGGCCGAGTTCCCCTACGAGCCCACCCCCGACCAGGCGCGCGCCATCGAGGACGTGGTGCAGGACATGCTCAAGGCCGGCGAACGGGCCGCGGGCAAAGGCCCGATGGATCGCCTGGTGTGCGGCGACGTGGGCTACGGCAAGACCGAGGTGGCGATGCGCGCCGCCATGCTCTCGGTGCTCTCGAAGAAGCAGGTGGCGGTGCTCGTCCCCACCACCGTGCTCGCCGCCCAGCACGAGCGGAACTTCCGCGAGCGCTTCAAGGGCTACCCGGTCCGCATCGAGGCCGTGTCGCGCATGAAGTCGGCCGAGGCGGTGCGCCAGCTCCTCAAGGACGCCGCCGCCGGCAAGGTGGACATCGTCATCGGCACCCACCGGCTCCTCGCCGCCGACGTCTCCTTCAAGGACCTCGGGCTCATCGTGGTGGACGAGGAGCAGCGCTTCGGCGTGGCGCACAAGGAGCGGCTCAAGAAGCTGCGCAAGCTCGTGGACGTCCTCACGCTCACCGCGACCCCCATCCCGCGCACGCTGCACATGAGCCTCGCCGGCGCCCGCGACCTCTCGATCATCGCCACGCCGCCGGAGGACCGCCGCTCCATCCGCACCTTCGTGGTGAAGTTCGACCCGGGCGCGATCAAGGAGGCCATCGAGCAGGAGCTGAAGCGCGGCGGGCAGGTCTACTTCGTCCACAACCGCGTCCGCTCGATCGCGGCCATCGAGAAGTTCCTCTCCGAGCTCGTGCCGGGGGCGCGGCTCGGCGTGGCGCACGGGCAGATGGGCGAGGGGCAGCTCGAGAAGGTGATGAGCCGGTTCGTGAACCGCGAGATCGACGTGCTCATCGCCTCGTCGATCATCGAGAGCGGCCTCGACATCCCGAGCGCGAACACCATCATCGTGAACCGCGCCGACCACTTCGGCCTGTCGCAGCTCTACCAGATCCGCGGCCGCGTCGGCCGGAGCCGCGAGCGCGCCTACGCCTGGCTCCTCGTGCCGGCGCGCCGCCCGGTGACGAAGGACGCCCAGAAGCGGCTCGAGGTCCTGCAGCAGTTCTCCGAGCTGGGCGCCGGCTTCAAGATCGCGAGCCACGACCTCGAGATCCGCGGCGCGGGCAACCTGCTCGGCAAGGACCAGTCCGGCCACATCGAGGCGGTCGGGTTCGACCTCTACACGCAGCTCATGGACGAGGCGGTGCGCGAGCTCAAGGGCGAGCCGCCCCGGGAGGAGATCGACCCGGACGTGCAGCTGCCGGTGCCGGCCTTCATCCCCGACCCGTACATGCCCGACGTCCACCAGCGGCTCTACTTCTACAAGCGCTTCGCGCAGGCCTCGTCGGACGAGGAGCTCGACGAGATCCGGGCCGAGATCGTGGACCGCTACGGCGACGCGCCCGACGAGGTGGACGCGCTCTGCGCCCTGCACGAGGTGAAGGTCCGGCTGCGCGCGCTGCGGATCCGGGCGCTCGAGAGCGGGCCGGGGCGGCTCGTCTTCACCCTCGGGGACCAGGCGGCGCTCGACCCCTTCCAGCTCGCCAAGCGGGTGCAGGCCTCGAGCGGCGCGCTGCGGCTCACGCCCGACATGAAGCTCGTGGCGCACGTGGGGCAAGGTGGGAGCGTCGCGCCCCCGCCCGAGAAGCCGGCCCGCCCGGCGGGGAAGGCCCGCGTCAAGGCGGCGCCCGGCCGCACCGCCGCCTCGCGCCCGCCGCCCCCGCCGCTCGCGCCCACGCCCGCGCAGGAGGCCGCCCACGGGCTCGAGATGCTGCGCGCCGCGAAGGAGGTCCTGGCCGGCCTCGCCCGGGTCGCCACGGCGGACTGACGCCTTGATCCGGGCCGTTGCTTGTGCTCTTTGTCACCCGTCCGCGGCCCGGGGAGGCCGCTCCAACCTTTTCCCCAGTCAGGAGAACCCGATCCATGTTCCGCCGCTCGATCGTCGTCTCGGTCGTGGCCGCCGCCGGCCTCGTCGCGTGCAACAAGGGCGCGCCCGGCAAGTCCGGCCCGGTGGTCGCTTCCGGTAACGGCGTGACCATCACCGCCCCGGAGCTGAAGGCCCGCCTCGACGAGCAGTCGCCCTTCATCCGCCAGCGCTTCACCTCGCTCGACCGGAAGAAGGAGTTCCTCCAGAACCTGGTCCAGTTCGAGCTCCTCGCCGGCGAGGCGCAGAAGGCCGGGATGGAGAAGGACCCCGACGTCCAGTACCTCGTGAAGCGGGCGATGGTGCAGAAGTACCTGCAGAAGAAGTTCGCCGACACCGAGGGCGCGAAGAACATCCCGGACGCCGAGCTCCAGAAGTTCTACGACGAGCACAAGGACGACTACCAGAAGGCCGCCAAGCAGCGGCTCTCGGTGATCGTGGTGAAGGACGGCGCCGCCGCCAAGAAGACCGCCGCGGCGCTCAAGGAGCAGGAGAAGAAGAACCCGCTCGCCTTCGCCAACGTGGCGCGCGAGACCTCGCAGGACGACGCCTCCAAGGCCACCGGCGGCGACGTCGGCTACAAGACCAAGGACGAGCTCGAGAAGGCGTACGGCAAGGCGTTCGCCGACGCGGTCGCCCCGCTGAAGGACAACGACGAGGCCGGCCCGATCGAGACCCCGCAGGGCTTCGTCATCGCCAAGGTCACCGGGCACCAGGAGGAGATCAACCGGCCCTTCGACCAGGTGAAGGCCCAGATCGCGAGCCGCCTCTGGAGCGAGAAGAAGAAGAAGGAGTTCGACGAGTTCACGAAGCAGCTCAAGGACAAGGCGAACGTGAAGGTGAACGACGCCGAGCTCGAGAAGGTCGAGGTCGCCGCGGCCCCCGCCGGCATGGGCGGGATGATGGGCGGTGGCATGGGTGGCGGCATGATGGGCGGCGGGGCTCCCCGCGCCCCGATGGGCGGCGGCGCCAACGTCGCCCACCCGCCGATGCCGGCCCCGGCGCCGGCCGCCAAGTAGCGAGGCGCACGCAGCAAGGCTAGAACCGCGCCCTGCCGCACCACCGCGGCAGGGCGCTTCTCTTTTCCGAAACTGGACCACGGACCCC from Anaeromyxobacter paludicola harbors:
- the mfd gene encoding transcription-repair coupling factor yields the protein MAFQERTTPSDSPAVREVLRALAEGRPAEVTGLSGAARGLLARALLATPKGQPAPVLLAVAQDEEEADLLARDLAFFLATGHNHSVSGGTAPGAGDRAAGTSGTALAGDSAVLRVPADPVLPYDDLSPDRGLEMERLAALCRLHLREKVRAVVVSARALARRMVPKAVFDELTDILGKGVQIEREALASRLVALGYTRVPLVEDPGAFAVRGGIVDLWSPLDSRPVRLEFFGDEIESCRAFDPDGQRTTEEVPEVVLCPAREALFTEGGKAAAKEAVRELAERVDRPTTRVREILDAVDAGTPFFGMEALLPGFHRGGLGTLFDYLPERLVAYVDDAANVEAALQDLDEELEREHRGAVKRDELALPPAAHFLGKSEALAKIAGLPRVLRHRVWLGTAPPIAFQLEETAGLRAEIEGAHGEEGALAPLLRRLDDWRRRGISTVVACASPGSADRLRRLLEDRRQAVRTHPGPFSGTEPSAPWYDPAIHAHLVPGDVTAGFVDAGSRLALLSDEEIFGKKARRKVRAAKADNAFAASFRELNEGDLVVHVEHGIAKYLGLTKMQIRGVEADFLVLAYEGADRLYLPVSKLRQVQKFTGAAAEAVRLDKLGGQSFALRKARVKEQLLKMAAELLDVYAARAAHPGFEFKEPEELFREFEAEFPYEPTPDQARAIEDVVQDMLKAGERAAGKGPMDRLVCGDVGYGKTEVAMRAAMLSVLSKKQVAVLVPTTVLAAQHERNFRERFKGYPVRIEAVSRMKSAEAVRQLLKDAAAGKVDIVIGTHRLLAADVSFKDLGLIVVDEEQRFGVAHKERLKKLRKLVDVLTLTATPIPRTLHMSLAGARDLSIIATPPEDRRSIRTFVVKFDPGAIKEAIEQELKRGGQVYFVHNRVRSIAAIEKFLSELVPGARLGVAHGQMGEGQLEKVMSRFVNREIDVLIASSIIESGLDIPSANTIIVNRADHFGLSQLYQIRGRVGRSRERAYAWLLVPARRPVTKDAQKRLEVLQQFSELGAGFKIASHDLEIRGAGNLLGKDQSGHIEAVGFDLYTQLMDEAVRELKGEPPREEIDPDVQLPVPAFIPDPYMPDVHQRLYFYKRFAQASSDEELDEIRAEIVDRYGDAPDEVDALCALHEVKVRLRALRIRALESGPGRLVFTLGDQAALDPFQLAKRVQASSGALRLTPDMKLVAHVGQGGSVAPPPEKPARPAGKARVKAAPGRTAASRPPPPPLAPTPAQEAAHGLEMLRAAKEVLAGLARVATAD
- a CDS encoding peptidylprolyl isomerase; protein product: MFRRSIVVSVVAAAGLVACNKGAPGKSGPVVASGNGVTITAPELKARLDEQSPFIRQRFTSLDRKKEFLQNLVQFELLAGEAQKAGMEKDPDVQYLVKRAMVQKYLQKKFADTEGAKNIPDAELQKFYDEHKDDYQKAAKQRLSVIVVKDGAAAKKTAAALKEQEKKNPLAFANVARETSQDDASKATGGDVGYKTKDELEKAYGKAFADAVAPLKDNDEAGPIETPQGFVIAKVTGHQEEINRPFDQVKAQIASRLWSEKKKKEFDEFTKQLKDKANVKVNDAELEKVEVAAAPAGMGGMMGGGMGGGMMGGGAPRAPMGGGANVAHPPMPAPAPAAK